The Limnochorda sp. LNt genome includes a region encoding these proteins:
- a CDS encoding SCO family protein: MRAWRRRAEWLAVGILAVGAVVASIVWRQPHPFEGQPLVPPRPAPAFTLVDQHGRPFSSEQLQGKVTAVFFGYTYCPDVCPATVAMFARARQVLARTPEADSVRFVFVSVDPERDTPERLARYLQPAGPDVIGLTGTPAQVEQVVAAWGVTAEKVPLSAGDPGAYTVAHTASVLLVDRSGRIRVRLPFGSTAEQLVHDIRQLLTEG; encoded by the coding sequence ATGCGTGCGTGGAGGCGTCGGGCCGAATGGCTGGCGGTGGGCATCCTGGCCGTGGGGGCGGTGGTCGCCTCCATCGTGTGGAGGCAGCCCCACCCCTTCGAGGGGCAACCCCTGGTGCCGCCGCGGCCGGCGCCGGCCTTCACGCTGGTGGACCAGCACGGGCGGCCATTCTCGTCGGAGCAGCTGCAGGGCAAGGTGACGGCCGTCTTCTTCGGCTACACCTACTGCCCCGACGTCTGTCCGGCCACCGTGGCCATGTTCGCCCGGGCCCGCCAGGTGCTGGCACGGACGCCCGAGGCCGACTCGGTGCGCTTCGTCTTCGTCTCGGTGGATCCCGAGCGGGACACGCCGGAGCGCCTGGCCCGCTACCTGCAGCCGGCCGGGCCCGACGTCATCGGCCTGACCGGCACGCCGGCCCAGGTGGAGCAGGTGGTGGCGGCGTGGGGCGTGACGGCCGAGAAGGTGCCCCTCTCCGCCGGGGATCCCGGCGCCTACACGGTGGCGCACACCGCCTCGGTGCTGCTGGTGGACCGGTCGGGCCGCATCCGGGTGCGGCTGCCCTTCGGGAGTACGGCGGAGCAGCTGGTGCACGACATCCGGCAACTGCTGACCGAAGGCTGA
- a CDS encoding cyclase family protein, translating into MCAPSVVEHVASRLSRRELLGAAAGALAASLLPASRGVARAASPAPATQRLSFENVADLTHVLSPDFPVFPSFEPMKVTNLFTVARDGFYANRWDLGEHTGTHFDAPVHFVDRDGVWSLDQVPPERLVAPLAVIHIHERAARDPDAWVTVDDLMAWEARYGRIPDGAIVCMHSGWESRVGDADAYRNADASGTMHFPGFSPQAAQWLVHERDIVGIGVDTLSLDIGPSTGFEVHLTVLGANLYGLENLANLARVPPAGATVIVGAPRVRGASGGPCRVLAVW; encoded by the coding sequence ATGTGCGCTCCGTCGGTCGTCGAGCATGTGGCATCCCGCCTGAGCCGCCGGGAGCTCCTGGGGGCTGCGGCGGGAGCTCTGGCCGCCTCGCTGTTGCCAGCGTCTCGGGGCGTGGCACGGGCGGCATCGCCCGCGCCGGCGACCCAACGGCTGTCGTTCGAGAATGTGGCGGACCTCACCCACGTCCTGAGCCCGGACTTCCCCGTCTTCCCATCCTTCGAGCCCATGAAGGTGACCAACCTCTTCACCGTGGCCCGCGACGGCTTCTACGCGAACCGCTGGGACCTGGGGGAGCACACGGGTACCCACTTCGACGCGCCCGTCCACTTCGTCGACCGGGACGGCGTGTGGAGCCTGGACCAGGTGCCGCCCGAGCGGCTCGTCGCGCCACTGGCCGTGATCCACATCCACGAGCGGGCCGCCCGTGACCCGGACGCCTGGGTCACGGTGGACGACTTGATGGCCTGGGAGGCGCGTTACGGGCGGATCCCGGACGGGGCCATCGTCTGCATGCACTCGGGGTGGGAGTCACGGGTCGGCGACGCCGACGCCTACCGCAACGCCGACGCCAGTGGCACCATGCACTTCCCCGGCTTCAGCCCCCAAGCGGCCCAGTGGCTGGTGCACGAGCGCGACATCGTCGGTATCGGGGTCGACACCCTGAGCCTGGACATCGGCCCCTCGACCGGCTTCGAGGTGCACCTGACGGTGCTGGGAGCCAACCTTTACGGCCTGGAGAACCTGGCCAACCTGGCCCGGGTCCCCCCGGCCGGCGCCACCGTCATCGTCGGCGCGCCCCGGGTGCGGGGCGCGTCAGGCGGGCCCTGCCGGGTGCTGGCCGTCTGGTGA
- a CDS encoding MFS transporter, producing the protein MSNPRGMLQTGKTGVVSSVVGVCITTVLLMLGGNLVSPVLPLYGLSFGVGMAVVGLLVSAFGVARILVDIPGGRLADRLGARATMMVGCLIVGSASVAAAVVDRFWLLVLARALQGVGSALYMVAGYSFVGRVSPPELRGRTMSYYQGSMLVGQSFGPTIGGFTAEHFGLASPFWAYAAMAVLASAVTLVAVPGAAAERALAERTASAEGHGAEATQPAPRRRRRPEPDAGPTEGQGPTWLLRRADFVLVCLVAFSIAYTRTGARGTVIPLMGGNELGLSESRIGMALTVAAVLNLALLVLTGRVVDHYGRKVAIVPGLVVSAVSLLLFTGAHDYPQYVLAAAVLGLGTGVAGPAPAAYVSDILPPQAFGVSMGLYRTIMDAGMVAGPVVAGAVADWLGLSWALTLNAALLAAVALLFAWRAPETRVAPRAVAQAPRRGAA; encoded by the coding sequence ATGTCGAACCCCCGAGGTATGCTCCAGACCGGCAAGACCGGTGTCGTCTCCTCGGTCGTCGGCGTCTGCATCACGACCGTGCTGTTGATGCTCGGTGGCAACCTGGTCTCCCCGGTGCTGCCTCTGTACGGGCTCTCCTTCGGGGTCGGCATGGCCGTGGTGGGGCTGCTGGTGAGCGCCTTCGGCGTGGCCCGCATCCTGGTCGACATCCCGGGTGGCAGGCTCGCCGACCGGCTCGGTGCCCGCGCCACCATGATGGTCGGTTGTCTCATCGTCGGCAGCGCGTCGGTGGCCGCAGCGGTGGTGGACCGGTTCTGGCTGCTGGTGCTGGCGCGGGCGTTGCAGGGAGTCGGATCGGCCCTCTACATGGTGGCCGGCTACAGCTTCGTCGGCAGGGTGAGTCCACCCGAGCTCCGGGGCCGTACGATGAGCTACTACCAGGGCAGCATGCTCGTGGGGCAGAGCTTCGGCCCCACCATCGGGGGCTTCACGGCGGAGCACTTCGGGCTGGCCTCGCCGTTTTGGGCCTACGCCGCGATGGCCGTGCTGGCGTCCGCGGTGACCCTCGTGGCCGTCCCCGGTGCGGCCGCCGAGCGAGCCCTGGCCGAGCGGACGGCCTCCGCCGAGGGCCACGGAGCCGAGGCGACGCAGCCGGCTCCGCGGCGACGGCGACGTCCGGAGCCCGACGCTGGTCCGACCGAGGGCCAGGGGCCGACCTGGCTGCTGCGGCGGGCCGACTTCGTGCTGGTCTGCCTGGTGGCCTTCTCCATCGCCTACACCCGTACGGGGGCTCGGGGTACCGTCATCCCGCTCATGGGCGGCAACGAGCTGGGCCTGTCGGAGAGCCGCATCGGGATGGCCCTGACCGTGGCCGCCGTGCTCAACCTGGCGCTCCTGGTGCTGACGGGGCGCGTCGTGGATCACTACGGCCGCAAGGTGGCCATCGTGCCAGGACTCGTGGTGAGCGCGGTCTCGCTGCTGCTCTTCACGGGCGCCCACGACTACCCGCAATACGTGCTGGCCGCCGCCGTGCTGGGGCTGGGGACGGGCGTGGCAGGGCCGGCCCCCGCGGCCTACGTCAGCGACATCCTGCCGCCTCAGGCCTTCGGCGTCAGCATGGGCCTCTACCGCACCATCATGGACGCAGGCATGGTGGCGGGGCCGGTGGTGGCCGGGGCCGTGGCAGACTGGCTGGGGCTCTCGTGGGCCCTGACGCTCAATGCGGCGCTGCTGGCGGCCGTCGCCCTGCTCTTCGCCTGGCGGGCCCCGGAGACGCGGGTGGCTCCACGGGCCGTGGCGCAGGCGCCCCGCCGGGGCGCCGCCTGA
- a CDS encoding HD-GYP domain-containing protein, with amino-acid sequence MLSLEDVRPGMILATDVEVAGRAMLRSGVVLSSYHLRRLADLGVRTLYICPPKAPVPTGHAASRLLAEPTKAEAFRVVCRQLRRVGRGLVIEARPVFEAVKAILRDALAHPGVLEELQGVRAAHDVLFAHSVSVAAMAVFLGLHSGWDRADLVALGVGALLHDAGKPRLPRPLWRKPGKLTPEEYRTVQAHTWLGFEAMRRQGAFDARSAHVAWEHHERWDGSGYPRGLSGDAIHPFARLVAVVDVFDALTTDRPYRAARRRDAAISWIAERAGRDFDPIMVRRFLARIAPYPVGSWVRLNTGELARVVRVTPDLPARPVVEVVEGGEGVIDLEQDMHRRIVGPAELDHAWFESQDERACRTSRER; translated from the coding sequence ATGCTATCGCTGGAAGACGTACGACCCGGCATGATCCTGGCGACCGACGTGGAGGTGGCCGGGCGTGCCATGCTTCGGAGCGGGGTGGTCTTGAGCTCCTATCACCTGCGGCGCCTGGCCGACCTCGGGGTGCGCACCCTGTACATCTGCCCGCCCAAGGCCCCTGTCCCCACGGGTCACGCGGCGAGCCGGCTGTTGGCGGAGCCGACCAAGGCCGAAGCGTTCCGAGTGGTCTGCCGCCAGCTCCGGCGAGTCGGGCGGGGGCTCGTCATCGAGGCCCGACCCGTCTTCGAGGCGGTGAAGGCCATCTTGCGCGATGCGCTGGCCCATCCGGGGGTGTTGGAGGAGCTCCAGGGGGTGCGGGCCGCCCACGACGTCTTGTTTGCCCATTCGGTGAGCGTCGCGGCCATGGCTGTCTTCCTCGGCCTCCACAGCGGCTGGGACCGCGCCGATCTGGTGGCGCTGGGGGTGGGGGCGTTGCTGCACGATGCCGGAAAGCCGCGCTTGCCCCGTCCGCTGTGGAGAAAGCCGGGCAAGCTCACCCCCGAGGAGTACCGCACCGTTCAGGCGCATACGTGGCTCGGCTTTGAGGCGATGCGCCGTCAAGGCGCCTTCGATGCTCGCTCCGCTCATGTCGCCTGGGAGCACCACGAGCGCTGGGACGGCTCAGGCTACCCGCGGGGACTTTCCGGCGACGCGATCCACCCCTTCGCCCGGCTGGTGGCCGTCGTCGACGTTTTCGATGCGCTGACCACCGACCGACCGTACCGAGCGGCGCGGCGGCGGGATGCGGCCATTTCGTGGATCGCCGAGAGGGCCGGTCGTGATTTCGACCCCATCATGGTCCGTCGCTTCCTGGCCCGGATCGCTCCCTACCCGGTGGGATCCTGGGTACGGCTCAACACCGGGGAGCTCGCCCGGGTCGTCCGGGTCACGCCGGACCTTCCGGCCCGCCCGGTCGTGGAGGTGGTCGAAGGAGGCGAGGGCGTCATCGACCTCGAGCAGGACATGCATCGGCGAATCGTAGGACCTGCCGAGCTGGACCACGCGTGGTTCGAGTCGCAAGACGAGCGAGCATGCCGTACGAGTCGAGAGCGCTGA
- a CDS encoding SHOCT domain-containing protein, with amino-acid sequence MMLVFWALVIGGIVWLVRVVTAGGTGATEHSRAKAIPEERFARGEISEEEFRRMRKELQ; translated from the coding sequence ATGATGCTCGTCTTCTGGGCCCTGGTCATCGGCGGCATCGTATGGCTCGTGCGGGTGGTGACCGCGGGCGGCACCGGTGCGACCGAGCACAGCCGGGCCAAGGCGATTCCCGAGGAACGCTTCGCCCGGGGTGAGATTTCCGAAGAGGAGTTCCGCCGGATGCGGAAGGAGCTGCAGTAG
- the mntA gene encoding type VII toxin-antitoxin system MntA family adenylyltransferase antitoxin → MEGRADVDAAYLFGSQARGTARRRSDVDVAVLFSAGLDPVERLERRLDLIVALEDRLARPVDVVDMESIPCVLAHQVLKHGVLLFDRNPRRRIAVEVRHRRAYLDGQRWRAAYFRALVTRLQADRREGDALC, encoded by the coding sequence CTGGAAGGGCGGGCGGATGTCGATGCGGCTTATCTGTTCGGCTCCCAGGCCCGGGGCACCGCGCGCCGGAGAAGCGACGTCGACGTGGCCGTGCTGTTCTCTGCCGGCCTCGACCCCGTCGAGCGCCTGGAACGCCGCCTGGACCTCATCGTCGCACTGGAGGACCGGCTGGCCAGGCCGGTGGACGTCGTGGACATGGAGAGCATCCCGTGCGTCCTGGCGCACCAGGTACTCAAACACGGCGTGCTGCTCTTCGATCGCAACCCGCGGCGGCGCATCGCCGTGGAGGTGCGCCACCGCCGAGCGTACCTGGACGGACAGCGGTGGCGTGCGGCCTACTTCCGGGCCCTGGTGACCCGGCTGCAGGCAGACCGCCGGGAGGGGGATGCGCTGTGCTGA
- a CDS encoding IS1634 family transposase, translating into MHIETIRRRQGDKVYTYHLLRQTYREGGKVKHRTLANLSHLPEAVLELVRRALRGEPVAPVPQTVKIRQSRQHGAVAAVVGMIRQLGLDQVLYSRSADWVRVALAVVVMRILRPSSKLGGTLWWTTTTLPQLLRLPHNGEDVNDVYRAMDELLARQAAIEAKLARRHLTANALVLYDLTSVYLEGKTCPLARFGYNRDKKRGKKQFCVGLLTNDEGCPVAVEVFPGDVGDPETLQAQIARVRARFGIEYVVFVGDRGMIVKARLADLEAVGFGWITALRAPEIQKLRDEGFFQPGLFDRRDLAEIADPERPGERLVVCYNPLVAEERRQKREALLAATERELAKIEARVRRRRRKPLTADEIGVAVGKVLGRWKVGKHFQLEIRDGHFAFRRKEASIAREAELDGFYVLRTNVPADRMEPAKVQATYKSLRALEQNFRTMKSALDLRPVYHRLEDRVRAHAFLCMLALYVRWHMERALEPLLAEDPRQSFEGLMMQLETLQRHTVEVAGQEIQMLGEPEPLHQRLFQLLGVPLA; encoded by the coding sequence ATGCACATCGAGACCATCCGCCGCCGGCAGGGCGACAAGGTCTACACCTACCACCTGCTGCGCCAGACCTACCGGGAAGGCGGCAAGGTGAAGCACCGGACCCTGGCCAACCTCTCCCACCTGCCGGAAGCCGTCCTGGAGCTGGTCCGGCGAGCTCTGCGGGGCGAGCCGGTGGCGCCGGTGCCGCAGACGGTGAAGATCCGCCAGTCCCGCCAGCACGGGGCCGTCGCCGCCGTCGTGGGCATGATCCGCCAGCTGGGCCTCGACCAGGTGCTCTACTCCCGCTCGGCCGACTGGGTGCGCGTGGCCCTGGCCGTCGTCGTCATGCGCATCCTGCGGCCCTCCTCCAAGCTGGGCGGGACCCTGTGGTGGACGACCACCACGTTGCCGCAGCTTCTGCGGTTGCCCCACAACGGCGAGGACGTCAACGACGTCTACCGGGCCATGGACGAGCTGCTCGCCCGTCAGGCGGCCATCGAGGCCAAGCTGGCGCGCCGGCACCTGACGGCCAACGCCCTCGTCTTGTACGACCTGACGAGCGTCTATCTGGAGGGCAAGACCTGCCCGTTGGCCCGCTTCGGGTACAACCGGGACAAGAAGCGGGGCAAGAAGCAGTTCTGCGTGGGGCTGCTCACCAACGACGAGGGCTGTCCGGTGGCCGTGGAGGTGTTCCCCGGCGACGTGGGGGATCCCGAGACGCTCCAGGCCCAGATTGCCCGGGTCCGAGCTCGGTTCGGCATCGAGTACGTCGTGTTCGTCGGCGACCGGGGTATGATCGTCAAGGCCCGGCTGGCCGATTTGGAGGCGGTGGGCTTCGGGTGGATCACGGCCCTGCGGGCCCCGGAGATCCAGAAGCTGCGGGATGAGGGGTTCTTTCAGCCGGGCCTGTTCGACCGGCGGGACCTGGCGGAGATCGCCGACCCCGAGCGGCCCGGGGAGCGGCTGGTGGTCTGCTACAACCCCCTGGTGGCCGAGGAGCGCCGGCAAAAGCGCGAGGCGCTGCTTGCGGCCACGGAGCGGGAGCTGGCCAAAATCGAAGCCCGGGTGCGCCGTCGCCGCCGCAAGCCCCTGACGGCCGACGAGATCGGGGTGGCCGTGGGCAAGGTGCTGGGGCGCTGGAAGGTGGGCAAGCACTTCCAGCTGGAGATCCGCGACGGCCACTTCGCCTTCCGGCGCAAGGAGGCCTCCATCGCCCGGGAGGCGGAGCTGGACGGGTTTTACGTGCTGCGCACCAACGTGCCGGCCGACCGGATGGAGCCGGCCAAGGTGCAGGCCACGTACAAATCGTTGCGGGCCCTGGAGCAAAACTTCCGCACGATGAAAAGCGCCCTGGACCTGCGTCCGGTCTACCATCGGCTGGAGGACCGGGTGCGGGCCCACGCCTTTTTGTGCATGCTGGCGTTGTACGTGCGCTGGCACATGGAGCGGGCGCTTGAGCCCCTGCTGGCGGAGGACCCCCGTCAGTCCTTCGAGGGGCTGATGATGCAGCTGGAGACGCTGCAGCGCCACACGGTCGAGGTGGCCGGTCAGGAAATCCAGATGCTCGGCGAGCCTGAGCCGCTGCACCAGCGGCTCTTTCAGTTGCTGGGGGTTCCCCTGGCGTAG
- a CDS encoding iron chaperone: protein MNFRLEELKAPAHRGSRAAKEDGERAVLAKIEEMPEPDRTMAKRIHAIIKASAAELSPRLWYGMPAYAEDGAVVCFFQGAHKFKTRYATFGFTDEANLDEDAMWPVAFALKELTAAEEARIGALVKKAVR from the coding sequence ATGAACTTCCGTCTAGAGGAGCTGAAGGCGCCTGCGCACCGCGGCTCACGAGCGGCCAAGGAGGACGGGGAGCGCGCGGTGCTCGCGAAGATCGAGGAGATGCCGGAACCGGATCGCACCATGGCCAAACGGATCCATGCCATCATCAAAGCCAGCGCCGCAGAGCTCTCACCAAGACTCTGGTACGGGATGCCCGCGTATGCTGAGGACGGCGCGGTCGTCTGCTTCTTCCAAGGCGCGCACAAGTTTAAGACGAGATATGCGACGTTCGGCTTCACTGACGAGGCGAACCTCGACGAAGATGCCATGTGGCCGGTCGCCTTCGCGCTGAAGGAGTTGACTGCCGCCGAAGAGGCAAGGATCGGCGCGCTCGTGAAGAAAGCGGTAAGGTGA
- a CDS encoding spore coat protein has translation MGAMPFQDREMGSDVLDMLKHQCVGLTKAAIECSNPDLRNALTQMRQSCEAAQWEMYRLAEQKGWYLPAGPAEHQQIQRVRQYLQGAPVTAGVTYARDGGTLH, from the coding sequence ATGGGAGCCATGCCGTTTCAGGACAGGGAGATGGGCTCCGACGTGCTGGACATGCTCAAGCACCAGTGCGTCGGGCTGACCAAGGCCGCCATCGAGTGCTCCAACCCCGATCTGCGTAACGCTTTGACGCAGATGCGCCAGTCTTGCGAGGCGGCCCAGTGGGAGATGTACCGCCTTGCGGAGCAGAAGGGCTGGTACCTGCCGGCCGGCCCTGCCGAACACCAGCAGATCCAGCGGGTCCGCCAGTACCTGCAGGGCGCTCCGGTCACGGCCGGCGTCACCTACGCACGCGACGGCGGCACGCTGCACTGA
- the ytxC gene encoding sporulation protein YtxC, whose translation MIRLGAWRRHRQPIGRRLHEMGRWMDGRGFRLEVDEEAAGDYVFFVCRGGPDSLEAAWTPIVRSQLASAIAELMVGPMATRWLTRWLTVEARARRYSMGIGVRERALQMARQLVEAPPLEATVSVVPPPARAAAGVGPGSGVPGTSTLAGNLGRWQAHLSRCLLEALTAHPLVVVESVACFPAPSFVGALRRAAAAVVQELVAEREEHRAALPWRSLWMGPPPRAYEVHLFRSADGGYQLLDRWGEPAGRRWLGDAAREAASEETVVAHLVRLGPRRIVLHLSEEAPVQAAVRSAFPGRVHTCHGCPRCMLARRGQEVPGPSR comes from the coding sequence ATGATTCGACTGGGCGCGTGGCGACGACATCGACAACCCATCGGCCGGCGCCTGCACGAGATGGGCCGGTGGATGGACGGCCGTGGCTTTCGCCTCGAGGTCGACGAGGAGGCGGCGGGCGACTACGTCTTCTTCGTCTGCCGGGGAGGCCCCGACAGCCTGGAGGCGGCATGGACCCCCATCGTACGCTCGCAGCTGGCCTCGGCCATCGCGGAGCTCATGGTGGGGCCCATGGCGACCCGCTGGCTCACTCGCTGGCTGACGGTCGAGGCCCGGGCGCGGCGGTACTCGATGGGCATCGGCGTCCGTGAGCGAGCCCTGCAGATGGCGCGCCAGCTGGTGGAGGCGCCGCCTCTGGAGGCGACCGTCTCCGTCGTTCCCCCGCCAGCGCGGGCGGCGGCCGGGGTGGGGCCTGGCTCCGGCGTGCCCGGCACCTCGACGCTGGCGGGCAACCTGGGCCGATGGCAGGCGCACCTGAGCCGATGCCTGCTGGAGGCCCTGACCGCGCATCCCCTCGTAGTCGTCGAGTCCGTCGCCTGCTTCCCGGCCCCCTCCTTCGTGGGGGCTCTGCGGCGGGCGGCGGCCGCCGTCGTGCAGGAGCTGGTGGCCGAACGCGAGGAGCACCGGGCGGCGCTACCCTGGCGCAGCCTCTGGATGGGACCACCGCCCCGGGCCTACGAGGTGCACCTCTTCCGGTCCGCCGACGGAGGTTACCAGTTGCTGGATCGGTGGGGGGAGCCCGCGGGCCGGCGCTGGCTGGGCGACGCCGCGCGCGAGGCTGCCTCGGAGGAGACGGTGGTGGCGCACCTCGTCAGGCTGGGGCCCCGGCGGATCGTCCTGCACCTGTCGGAGGAGGCGCCTGTCCAGGCCGCCGTGCGGTCCGCCTTCCCCGGGCGCGTACACACCTGCCACGGCTGCCCCCGGTGCATGCTGGCGCGGCGAGGGCAAGAGGTGCCGGGCCCCTCCCGTTGA
- a CDS encoding DUF445 domain-containing protein, whose protein sequence is MPWRLLMLPLTAALVGWVTNVVAVRLLFRPLRPIRVPRTPWSIQGVIPRRQGAIATSIGRLVEERFLQPRDLLASVDGSLRVEVAAALENYVSRRLDVALPAWVPAGIRSAVKRYAVDRMRREADGALDSVVERLQQRLASELRVGSLVAARVRQLELADFEASLLGVIGSELRWIEVLGAIMGFAIGLVQMLIAWPW, encoded by the coding sequence ATGCCGTGGCGCTTGCTCATGCTCCCGCTGACGGCCGCCCTGGTAGGGTGGGTCACCAACGTGGTGGCCGTCCGTCTGCTCTTCCGTCCGCTGCGGCCCATCCGCGTCCCGCGGACCCCCTGGTCCATCCAGGGCGTCATCCCCCGGCGCCAGGGTGCCATCGCCACCAGCATCGGACGCCTGGTGGAGGAGCGGTTCCTGCAGCCCCGGGACCTGCTGGCCTCGGTCGACGGCTCGCTGCGGGTCGAGGTGGCCGCGGCGCTGGAGAACTACGTATCGCGGCGGCTGGACGTGGCCCTGCCGGCGTGGGTGCCGGCGGGGATCCGCTCGGCCGTCAAGCGCTACGCGGTCGACCGGATGCGTCGGGAGGCCGACGGAGCCCTCGACAGCGTCGTCGAGCGGCTGCAGCAGCGGCTCGCGTCCGAGTTGCGGGTGGGGTCGCTGGTAGCGGCGCGGGTCCGCCAGCTGGAGCTGGCCGACTTCGAGGCCTCGCTGCTGGGGGTCATCGGCTCCGAGCTGCGGTGGATCGAGGTCCTGGGCGCCATCATGGGCTTCGCCATCGGCCTGGTGCAGATGCTCATCGCCTGGCCGTGGTGA
- the thrS gene encoding threonine--tRNA ligase, whose protein sequence is MAQVWMKSPDGQTVAVEARPDEPVRAVAERLAPEAAQRAVVARLGGTLVDLAHPVGEGGQLELFDPFSPVGIDVVRHSTAHLMAQALQRLLPGTRLAIGPTIEDGFYYDVAPSRPLSADDLPAIEAEMRRIVQEDLPIVREEIPREQALAFFRERGDKYKVEILEELDQPTVSLYRQGEFVDLCRGPHVPSTGRLGHFRLLNLAGAYWRGDARRDQLTRIYGTAFPTQEALEEYVRMLEEAARRDHRRIGRELGLFLWVDEGPGFPFFLPNGVIVRNALVEFSRAEQRRRGYQEVMTPLILRDTLWRRSGHYEHYRENMYFTEIEGESFAIKPMNCPGAYLIYSSDVRSYRDLPLRLMEFGLVHRHELSGVLNGLKRVRAFTQDDAHIFVRPDQIADEVMAVLELIEHMYGAFGFPYRIELSTRPENAMGSEELWERATQALREALDKSGRPYQVNEGEGAFYGPKIDFHVRDSLGRSWQCGTVQLDLMAAERFDLTYVGADGQRHRPVVIHRALFGSLERFIAVLVEHYAGALPVWLSPVQLRLIPVADRHRERAEAVAAELRQAGLRVEVDGRDEKVGYKIRDAQLKKIPYMAVVGDREVASGQLSVRHRSEGELGAMSVESVKQRLLQEIQARR, encoded by the coding sequence ATGGCGCAGGTTTGGATGAAGTCACCGGACGGCCAGACCGTCGCCGTGGAGGCCCGGCCCGACGAACCGGTGCGGGCGGTCGCCGAACGGCTGGCGCCGGAGGCGGCCCAGCGGGCCGTGGTCGCGCGTCTGGGCGGCACCCTGGTGGATCTGGCACACCCCGTGGGCGAGGGCGGGCAACTGGAGCTGTTCGACCCGTTCTCGCCCGTGGGGATCGACGTGGTGCGGCACAGCACCGCCCACCTGATGGCGCAGGCGTTGCAACGCCTGCTGCCGGGCACGCGGCTCGCCATCGGCCCCACCATCGAGGACGGCTTCTACTACGACGTGGCGCCCTCCCGGCCGCTCTCCGCCGACGACCTGCCGGCCATCGAGGCCGAGATGCGGCGGATCGTCCAAGAGGACCTGCCCATCGTACGGGAGGAGATCCCGCGGGAGCAGGCCCTGGCGTTCTTCCGGGAGCGCGGCGACAAGTACAAGGTGGAGATCCTGGAGGAGCTGGACCAGCCGACGGTCAGCCTCTACCGGCAGGGGGAGTTCGTGGACCTCTGCCGCGGGCCCCACGTCCCCAGCACGGGAAGGCTGGGTCACTTCCGCCTGCTCAACCTGGCGGGCGCCTACTGGCGCGGCGATGCCCGCCGGGACCAGCTGACTCGCATCTACGGCACCGCCTTTCCCACGCAGGAGGCGCTGGAGGAGTACGTGCGGATGCTGGAGGAGGCGGCTCGGCGGGACCACCGGCGCATCGGCCGGGAGCTGGGGCTCTTCTTGTGGGTGGACGAGGGGCCCGGCTTCCCCTTCTTCCTGCCCAACGGCGTCATCGTACGCAACGCCCTGGTGGAGTTCTCCCGGGCCGAGCAGCGCCGGCGCGGCTACCAGGAGGTGATGACCCCGCTCATCCTGCGTGACACGCTGTGGCGCCGATCGGGCCACTACGAGCACTACCGTGAGAACATGTACTTCACGGAGATCGAGGGCGAGAGCTTCGCCATCAAGCCCATGAACTGCCCGGGCGCCTACCTGATCTACTCGAGCGACGTGCGCAGCTATCGCGACCTGCCGCTGCGCCTGATGGAGTTCGGGCTGGTGCACCGCCACGAGCTGTCGGGGGTGCTCAACGGGCTCAAGCGGGTGCGGGCCTTCACGCAGGACGACGCCCACATCTTCGTACGGCCGGACCAGATCGCCGACGAGGTGATGGCCGTACTCGAGCTCATCGAGCACATGTACGGTGCCTTCGGCTTCCCGTACCGCATCGAGCTGTCGACCCGGCCCGAAAACGCCATGGGCTCCGAGGAGCTGTGGGAGCGCGCCACCCAGGCGCTGCGGGAGGCCCTCGACAAGAGCGGCCGTCCGTACCAGGTCAACGAGGGCGAGGGGGCCTTCTACGGGCCCAAGATCGACTTCCACGTCCGAGACAGCCTGGGGCGGAGCTGGCAGTGCGGGACCGTCCAGCTCGACCTGATGGCGGCCGAGCGCTTCGACCTCACCTACGTCGGGGCGGACGGCCAGCGACACCGGCCCGTGGTCATCCACCGGGCGCTGTTCGGCAGCCTGGAGCGGTTCATCGCCGTGCTGGTGGAGCACTACGCCGGGGCGCTGCCGGTCTGGCTGTCGCCCGTGCAGCTGCGGCTCATCCCGGTGGCCGACCGGCACCGGGAGCGCGCGGAGGCGGTGGCCGCCGAGCTGCGTCAGGCGGGCCTGCGGGTCGAGGTGGACGGCCGCGACGAGAAGGTGGGCTACAAGATCCGCGACGCCCAGCTCAAGAAGATCCCGTACATGGCCGTCGTGGGCGACCGGGAGGTGGCGTCGGGCCAGCTGTCGGTGCGTCACCGCAGCGAAGGCGAGCTCGGGGCCATGAGCGTCGAGTCCGTCAAGCAGCGGCTGCTCCAGGAGATCCAGGCCCGCCGGTGA